The following are from one region of the Stigmatella ashevillena genome:
- a CDS encoding M1 family metallopeptidase, which produces MLGGVLLLAVVSLLLLREHLGGRASRGCEETQAALAAGGLDVVDYEADLQIDPVTRTLTGTVGILVRSQGAWNQPLELSAEGLSIEAVREGDTALEFQHEGGSLRIPLNRAPGTGQHRRVSVRYRGQPEGGLHFKEDAFYTAFHTARWMPSRDLPSDKATWTLRLTVPAGLSVIASGKLLTREALQGAKERYTWRLEVPHSAYLLGFVAGKFQESQAMVGLVRLRFLGAGRSEAELKRVFADTTAMFRFFQERAGVPYPFEEYTQVLLPEATPQEVAGHALLEAGYADEVLTEPREDWMSAHELAHQWWGNLVTCGSWGDFWLNEGLTTFMTAAYKEHRWGRDEYDREMALARRRYQRLRARGADRALALPETSLSREVGGPLPYAKGSLVLHLLRSELGEEDFWAGIREFTASHASCAASTSDFRAALEKASGRELGPFFAQWVHGTGVPEIVAQHRVEEGTLVLEVEQSQRVWSLPLTLAIETDAGREIRRVPLAPSHQEFRFPLKGSLKSVRVDAGGVLPFAISHERPVSMLLYQLDHEPDVMGRMDAIEHLVELCRAGDGPQECQGLRDRLAISARDDASRLIRKLAQDAHQQMIAPP; this is translated from the coding sequence TGGTGTCGCTGCTGCTCCTCCGCGAGCACCTGGGGGGCCGTGCCTCCCGAGGCTGCGAAGAGACGCAGGCGGCACTTGCAGCCGGGGGCCTTGACGTCGTGGACTACGAGGCCGATCTCCAGATCGATCCGGTAACGCGGACGCTCACCGGTACGGTGGGAATCCTGGTCAGAAGCCAGGGCGCGTGGAACCAGCCCTTGGAGCTCTCGGCCGAGGGGCTGAGCATCGAAGCGGTGCGCGAAGGCGACACGGCGCTGGAGTTTCAACACGAGGGGGGCAGCCTCCGCATCCCGCTGAACCGTGCGCCGGGCACCGGGCAGCACAGGCGCGTGAGCGTGCGGTATCGCGGCCAGCCGGAGGGGGGGCTTCACTTCAAGGAGGACGCTTTCTACACGGCGTTTCACACGGCGCGCTGGATGCCTTCTCGGGACCTGCCAAGCGACAAAGCCACGTGGACGTTGCGCCTCACGGTGCCGGCGGGGCTGAGCGTCATTGCCAGCGGGAAGCTCCTGACACGTGAGGCGCTGCAGGGAGCCAAGGAGCGGTACACTTGGCGACTCGAGGTGCCGCACTCCGCCTACCTGCTGGGGTTCGTCGCCGGGAAGTTTCAGGAGAGCCAAGCGATGGTGGGCCTCGTGCGCCTGCGCTTTCTGGGGGCGGGCCGCAGCGAGGCGGAGCTGAAGCGCGTCTTCGCGGATACGACGGCGATGTTCCGGTTCTTCCAGGAGCGTGCCGGGGTGCCGTACCCGTTCGAGGAGTACACGCAGGTGTTGCTGCCGGAAGCGACGCCGCAGGAGGTTGCCGGCCATGCCCTGCTGGAGGCGGGTTATGCGGACGAAGTGCTGACCGAGCCCCGCGAGGACTGGATGAGCGCCCATGAACTCGCACACCAGTGGTGGGGCAATCTGGTGACTTGCGGCAGTTGGGGAGACTTCTGGCTGAACGAGGGGCTGACCACCTTCATGACCGCTGCCTACAAGGAGCACCGCTGGGGCCGTGATGAGTATGACCGGGAGATGGCCTTGGCACGGCGCAGGTACCAACGGTTGAGGGCTCGTGGAGCGGATCGGGCGCTGGCGCTGCCCGAGACCTCACTCTCACGCGAGGTGGGAGGGCCTCTGCCCTACGCCAAGGGCAGCCTGGTGTTGCACCTGCTGCGCTCCGAGTTGGGGGAAGAAGATTTCTGGGCGGGGATTCGTGAGTTCACCGCCTCCCATGCGTCCTGTGCGGCCAGCACCTCCGACTTCCGTGCCGCCCTGGAGAAGGCCAGCGGTCGGGAGCTGGGACCGTTCTTCGCGCAGTGGGTTCACGGGACGGGGGTTCCTGAGATCGTGGCCCAGCATCGGGTGGAAGAGGGAACACTGGTGCTGGAGGTTGAACAGTCACAGCGCGTGTGGAGCCTTCCGCTCACGCTCGCCATCGAGACGGACGCAGGGCGTGAGATACGGCGTGTCCCACTCGCCCCATCGCACCAGGAGTTTCGTTTTCCTCTGAAGGGTTCGTTGAAGTCGGTGCGTGTGGATGCGGGCGGCGTCCTGCCCTTCGCCATCTCTCATGAGCGGCCAGTGTCCATGCTGCTCTACCAACTGGATCACGAGCCGGATGTCATGGGGCGCATGGATGCAATCGAGCACCTCGTGGAGCTGTGCCGTGCAGGCGACGGCCCTCAGGAGTGCCAGGGACTGCGGGACCGGCTGGCCATATCCGCTCGTGACGATGCCTCGCGGCTGATCCGGAAGCTCGCGCAGGATGCGCACCAGCAGATGATCGCTCCACCGTAA
- a CDS encoding response regulator, which yields MLWFLPPSTRLNPTMPSPIILISDDEPLLISALVREGRRAGLTCIGDSSAENVLSLARLHRPAVIILDIHQRLDGRDLLARLKQDPETRHCKVIILSGIEDQHMRHQCFKLGADAYEVKPFNATFMPRVARMAAASAELLAIPA from the coding sequence TTGCTCTGGTTCCTCCCGCCCTCTACCCGCCTCAACCCGACCATGCCCTCGCCCATCATCCTCATCTCCGACGATGAACCCCTTCTCATCTCCGCGCTCGTTCGCGAGGGGCGCCGCGCGGGGCTCACCTGCATCGGGGACAGCAGCGCGGAGAATGTCCTCTCCCTCGCCCGCCTGCACCGCCCCGCCGTCATCATCCTCGACATTCACCAGCGCTTGGATGGAAGAGACTTGCTCGCCCGCCTCAAGCAGGACCCAGAGACCCGTCACTGCAAGGTCATCATCCTCAGCGGCATCGAGGATCAGCACATGCGCCATCAGTGCTTCAAGCTCGGCGCCGACGCCTACGAGGTGAAGCCCTTCAACGCCACCTTCATGCCCCGGGTCGCTCGCATGGCCGCCGCCAGCGCCGAGCTGCTCGCCATCCCCGCCTGA
- a CDS encoding YkgJ family cysteine cluster protein, which produces MSVPQGPACMRCPKLLGKSCCQPSPSEHLAILTRADMARIHAHTGLAVRRFSHEEGLTEYAAAEYESRWPLYRGYFRRGPVRVTLAARRGACVFLDPSKGCGLPAEVRPVACRLYPFEQWADGSWSVAMSRYGDLALAREEGGACLAVEEAGSMEELLAMFGTTRETVEELGARLAEEARAHGRG; this is translated from the coding sequence ATGAGCGTGCCCCAGGGGCCCGCCTGCATGCGCTGCCCCAAGCTGCTGGGCAAGTCCTGCTGCCAGCCCAGCCCCAGCGAACACCTGGCGATCCTGACCCGGGCGGACATGGCGCGCATCCACGCGCATACGGGGCTTGCCGTGCGCCGCTTCTCCCACGAGGAGGGGCTCACCGAGTACGCGGCCGCGGAGTACGAGAGCCGGTGGCCGCTCTACCGGGGCTATTTCCGCCGGGGGCCCGTGCGGGTGACGCTCGCGGCCCGGAGGGGCGCCTGCGTCTTTCTGGATCCGTCGAAAGGGTGTGGGCTTCCCGCGGAGGTGCGTCCCGTGGCCTGCCGGCTCTACCCCTTCGAGCAGTGGGCGGATGGGAGCTGGAGCGTGGCGATGAGCCGCTATGGAGACCTCGCCCTGGCGCGCGAAGAGGGAGGGGCATGTCTGGCGGTGGAGGAGGCCGGATCCATGGAGGAGCTGCTGGCGATGTTCGGTACTACGCGTGAGACGGTGGAGGAGCTGGGCGCACGTCTGGCCGAGGAGGCCCGCGCGCACGGTCGCGGTTGA
- the rpe gene encoding ribulose-phosphate 3-epimerase — protein MSRRVLISPSLLSCDFSRLAEEVRAVEAAGADWIHVDVMDGRFVPNITLGPVIVQAIKRVAKKPLDVHLMIVEPERYIEAFAKAGADILTVHVEASPHLHRTLQQIRQAGAKPSVVLNPSTPLSAIEEVLGEVEMVLLMSVNPGFGGQSFIEASVDKVRRLRAMLDARGLSADIEVDGGINEETARRVVDAGASVLVAGSHVFGAKDYAKAIASLRP, from the coding sequence ATGAGCCGCCGAGTTCTCATCTCTCCGTCCTTGTTGTCCTGTGACTTCAGCCGTTTGGCCGAGGAAGTGCGCGCGGTGGAAGCCGCGGGCGCGGATTGGATTCACGTGGATGTCATGGATGGCCGTTTCGTGCCGAACATCACGCTGGGGCCGGTCATCGTGCAGGCCATCAAGCGGGTGGCGAAGAAGCCGCTGGACGTGCACCTGATGATCGTCGAGCCGGAGCGGTACATCGAAGCCTTCGCGAAGGCGGGGGCGGACATTCTGACGGTGCACGTGGAGGCGAGTCCGCACCTGCACCGGACGCTGCAGCAGATCCGTCAGGCGGGGGCGAAGCCCTCGGTGGTGCTCAATCCCTCCACACCGCTGTCAGCGATTGAAGAGGTGCTGGGGGAGGTGGAGATGGTGCTGCTGATGAGCGTGAACCCGGGCTTCGGGGGGCAGAGCTTCATCGAGGCGTCCGTGGACAAGGTACGCCGGCTTCGGGCGATGTTGGACGCGCGCGGGTTGAGCGCGGACATCGAGGTGGATGGGGGCATCAACGAGGAGACGGCGCGGCGGGTGGTGGACGCCGGGGCCTCGGTGCTGGTGGCAGGCTCGCACGTGTTCGGCGCGAAGGACTACGCGAAGGCGATCGCCTCGCTGCGGCCGTGA
- a CDS encoding HD domain-containing phosphohydrolase, which produces MQRGSQAGSPLGPRARKRRLPQNTPFLRSRSQVLFQSDDTALSRRLLKLTSLLDVAKAMSAERDLDLLLPLILYEASKVVEADRCSLFIMDRERNELWSKVAQGSKNEIRLPVGSGIAGQVASTGAVINIPDAYADERFNRSFDTSSGYHTQTILCVPMRDASGEVTGVIQALNKRNGRIFDAEDEELLLALGANAAGAIENALLHEEINRLFEGFVSASVVAIEARDPSTAGHSERVANLTVALAQALEHNATGPYANIRFSPMELQELRYASLLHDFGKVGVREAVLVKAEKLYPHELDMLRARFQVARKDLQLQSYRRRLAAVKLRGDKAMPEIEAEEEARLGEELKRLDEVLEFTLVCNRPTVLAQGGFERLQDVAQLTYTDAFGQDLPLLQPQEVRSLSITRGTLSHEERKEIESHVDHTYRFLSQIPWTRTLRRVPEIAYAHHEKLDGTGYPRAIPSKTIPVQSKMMAITDIYDALTASDRPYKKAVPHTLAVDILSREAQSGQLDRDLLSVFNEAEIVRKVLGRAK; this is translated from the coding sequence ATGCAGCGAGGCAGCCAGGCAGGCTCCCCTCTTGGGCCTCGTGCTAGAAAGAGGCGGTTGCCTCAGAACACGCCTTTTCTTCGGAGTCGCTCCCAGGTGCTTTTCCAGTCCGACGACACCGCCCTTTCTCGCCGACTGCTGAAGCTCACGTCCCTGTTGGACGTGGCCAAGGCCATGAGCGCCGAGCGCGACCTCGACCTGCTCTTGCCCCTCATCCTCTATGAGGCCTCCAAGGTGGTGGAGGCCGATCGCTGCTCGCTGTTCATCATGGACCGCGAGCGCAACGAGCTGTGGAGCAAGGTCGCCCAGGGTTCCAAGAATGAGATCCGTCTGCCCGTGGGCAGCGGCATCGCCGGCCAGGTGGCCTCCACCGGCGCCGTCATCAACATCCCCGATGCCTACGCGGACGAGCGCTTCAACCGCTCCTTCGACACCTCCAGCGGCTACCACACGCAGACCATCCTCTGCGTGCCCATGCGGGATGCCTCGGGCGAAGTGACGGGCGTCATCCAGGCGCTCAACAAGCGCAACGGCCGCATCTTCGATGCCGAGGATGAGGAACTCCTCCTGGCGCTCGGCGCCAACGCCGCCGGCGCCATCGAGAACGCCCTGCTGCACGAGGAGATCAACCGGCTCTTCGAGGGCTTCGTCTCCGCGTCCGTCGTCGCCATCGAAGCCAGAGATCCGTCCACCGCGGGCCACTCCGAGCGCGTGGCCAACCTCACCGTGGCGCTCGCCCAAGCGCTCGAGCACAACGCCACCGGCCCCTACGCCAACATCCGCTTCTCGCCCATGGAGCTCCAGGAGTTGCGCTACGCCTCGCTGCTCCATGACTTTGGCAAGGTGGGCGTGCGCGAGGCCGTGCTCGTCAAGGCCGAGAAGCTCTACCCCCACGAGTTGGACATGCTGCGCGCCCGCTTCCAGGTGGCCCGCAAGGATCTCCAGCTCCAGAGCTACCGCCGCCGCCTCGCCGCCGTGAAGCTGCGCGGCGACAAGGCCATGCCCGAAATCGAAGCCGAGGAGGAAGCCCGGCTGGGGGAGGAGCTCAAGCGTCTGGACGAGGTGCTCGAGTTCACCCTCGTCTGCAACCGCCCTACCGTGCTGGCTCAGGGAGGCTTCGAGCGGCTGCAGGATGTCGCCCAGCTCACCTACACCGATGCCTTTGGACAGGACCTGCCGCTGCTCCAGCCGCAAGAGGTCCGCTCCCTCTCCATCACCCGCGGCACGCTCTCGCACGAGGAGCGCAAGGAGATCGAAAGCCACGTCGATCACACCTACCGCTTCCTCTCCCAGATTCCCTGGACGCGCACCCTGCGCCGCGTGCCGGAGATTGCCTACGCCCACCACGAGAAGCTCGATGGCACCGGCTACCCGCGCGCCATCCCCAGCAAGACCATCCCCGTCCAGTCCAAGATGATGGCCATCACGGACATCTATGACGCGCTCACCGCGTCGGACCGGCCCTACAAGAAGGCCGTGCCCCACACGCTCGCGGTCGACATCCTCTCCCGGGAGGCCCAATCCGGCCAGCTCGACCGGGACCTCCTCTCGGTGTTCAACGAGGCGGAGATCGTCCGCAAGGTGCTGGGCCGCGCGAAGTAA
- the pyk gene encoding pyruvate kinase, producing the protein MRRAKIVCTLGPASQSQDMLEALIEAGMDVARLNFSHGSHEQHAENIAKLRAASLKLRKAVGILGDLQGPKIRTGRFITGSTVLKEGATFSITTDESVKGNDDIVSTTYAHLAADVNPGDRILLDDGLLELKVLETDKKQILRTQVIIGGTLKNNKGINLPGVAVRADALTPKDREDLVFGIKEGVDFLALSFVRQPADIELARQAMAEAGRQVPIVAKLEKPEAIARLDAILDKTDGVMVARGDLGVEIPPEEVPAVQKDIIRRSNQRGLPVIVATQMLNSMIENPRPTRAEASDVANAVFDGADAVMLSGETASGRYPIESVQMMDRIVLAAESAGRAQSSLARLPDGPIGVPSHFPDVIARVACQAAQASGASLIAAFTLSGVTARLLAHYRPPVPIVAFSPNQEVRRRLALLWGVVPRVLEPIQETEAMVNRVEEELLARGLARKGERIVIVFGAPVGQPGKINSLRLHTIQG; encoded by the coding sequence ATGCGACGAGCAAAGATTGTCTGCACCCTTGGTCCCGCCAGCCAGAGCCAGGACATGTTGGAGGCCCTCATCGAGGCCGGCATGGACGTGGCCCGGTTGAACTTCTCCCACGGCAGTCACGAGCAGCACGCGGAGAACATCGCCAAACTCCGAGCGGCTTCGCTGAAGCTGCGCAAGGCGGTGGGCATCCTGGGAGACCTGCAAGGACCGAAGATCCGCACGGGCCGCTTCATCACCGGGAGCACGGTGCTGAAGGAGGGGGCCACCTTCTCCATCACCACCGACGAGAGCGTGAAGGGCAACGACGACATCGTGTCCACCACGTACGCGCACTTGGCGGCGGATGTGAACCCGGGGGATCGCATCCTGCTGGATGACGGCCTGCTGGAGCTCAAGGTCCTCGAGACGGACAAGAAGCAGATCCTGCGCACCCAGGTCATCATTGGCGGCACGCTGAAGAACAACAAGGGCATCAACCTGCCGGGCGTGGCGGTTCGCGCGGACGCGCTGACGCCGAAGGACCGGGAGGATCTTGTCTTCGGCATCAAGGAAGGCGTGGACTTCCTGGCCCTGTCATTCGTGCGCCAGCCGGCGGACATCGAGCTGGCGCGCCAGGCCATGGCGGAGGCGGGCCGACAGGTGCCCATCGTCGCCAAGCTGGAGAAGCCGGAGGCCATCGCGCGGCTGGACGCCATCCTGGACAAGACGGACGGGGTGATGGTGGCGCGCGGTGACTTGGGCGTGGAGATTCCCCCCGAGGAGGTGCCGGCGGTCCAGAAGGACATCATCCGGCGCTCCAACCAGCGCGGCCTGCCGGTCATCGTGGCCACGCAGATGCTCAACTCGATGATCGAGAACCCTCGCCCCACGCGCGCGGAGGCCAGCGACGTGGCCAACGCCGTGTTCGACGGAGCGGACGCGGTCATGCTCTCGGGAGAGACGGCGAGTGGCCGGTACCCCATCGAGTCGGTGCAGATGATGGACCGCATCGTCCTGGCGGCCGAGTCGGCGGGGCGGGCGCAGTCCTCGCTGGCCCGGCTTCCGGACGGCCCCATCGGCGTGCCCTCGCACTTTCCGGACGTGATTGCCCGGGTGGCGTGCCAGGCGGCCCAGGCGAGCGGCGCCTCGCTCATCGCGGCGTTCACGCTGTCGGGTGTGACGGCGCGGCTGCTGGCGCACTACCGGCCGCCAGTCCCCATCGTGGCGTTCAGCCCGAACCAGGAAGTGCGCCGCCGCCTGGCGCTGCTCTGGGGCGTGGTGCCGCGGGTGCTGGAGCCCATCCAGGAGACCGAGGCCATGGTGAATCGCGTGGAGGAAGAGCTCCTGGCGCGCGGGCTGGCGCGCAAGGGCGAGCGCATCGTCATCGTCTTTGGTGCGCCCGTGGGACAGCCCGGGAAGATCAACAGCCTGCGCCTGCACACCATCCAGGGCTGA